In a single window of the Micromonospora inositola genome:
- a CDS encoding response regulator — translation MIRVLIADDQAMVRQGFGALLAAQPDLLVVGDAADGAAAVEAARRLDPDVVLMDVRMPVLDGLAATRQLLGDRRADRPRVLILTTFDLDDYVYEALRAGASGFLLKDAPAADLVHAVRVVAAGEALLAPTVTRRLIAEFAARPGHRRPRPTDLAGLTPRETEVLRLIARGRSNAEIAADLVVAEQTVKTHVGRILAKLQLRDRAQAVVIAYETGLVAPGE, via the coding sequence ATGATCCGGGTGCTGATCGCCGACGACCAGGCGATGGTCCGGCAGGGCTTCGGCGCGCTGCTGGCCGCCCAGCCGGACCTGCTCGTGGTGGGCGACGCCGCCGACGGTGCGGCGGCGGTCGAGGCGGCCCGCCGGCTGGACCCGGACGTGGTGCTGATGGACGTCCGGATGCCGGTGCTGGACGGGCTCGCGGCGACCCGCCAGCTGCTCGGCGACCGCCGGGCCGACCGCCCCCGGGTGCTCATCCTCACCACCTTCGACCTGGACGACTACGTCTATGAGGCGCTGCGCGCCGGGGCCAGCGGCTTCCTGCTCAAGGACGCCCCCGCCGCCGACCTGGTGCACGCGGTCCGGGTGGTCGCGGCCGGGGAGGCCCTGCTCGCCCCGACCGTGACCCGCCGGCTGATCGCCGAGTTCGCCGCCCGTCCCGGGCACCGCCGGCCCCGCCCGACCGACCTGGCCGGGCTGACCCCCCGGGAGACCGAGGTGCTGCGCCTCATCGCCCGGGGTCGCTCCAACGCGGAGATCGCCGCCGACCTGGTGGTCGCAGAGCAGACCGTGAAGACCCACGTCGGGCGGATCCTGGCCAAGCTCCAGCTCCGCGACCGTGCCCAGGCGGTGGTCATCGCGTACGAGACGGGTCTGGTGGCCCCCGGGGAGTAA
- a CDS encoding DUF3097 domain-containing protein, which produces MAGRYDGDVLAGDWRRRKVTPEVDAEPDLVVEDADSGFCGAVVGFEAGAVVLQDRHGRRRNFPLLPAAFLLDGRPVTLRRPARAPVPAARRRTASGSIAVDNVRAQVAKASRIWVEGVHDAALVERIWGDDLRIEGVVVEPLDGIDALDAEVRDFAPGPGRRLGVLVDHLVSGSKESRIVARVSSPHVLVTGHPYVDVWQAVKPAALGIAAWPVVPPGRPWKEGVCAALGVAEPAEMWRRILSRVDSFADVETPLINAMERLIDFVTEPV; this is translated from the coding sequence ATGGCGGGGCGATACGACGGGGACGTGCTGGCAGGGGACTGGCGACGGCGGAAGGTCACCCCCGAGGTGGACGCCGAGCCGGACCTGGTGGTCGAGGACGCCGACTCCGGGTTCTGCGGCGCGGTGGTCGGCTTCGAGGCCGGCGCGGTGGTGCTGCAGGACCGGCACGGCCGGCGGCGCAACTTCCCGCTGCTGCCGGCGGCCTTCCTGCTCGACGGTCGGCCGGTGACGCTGCGCCGGCCGGCCCGCGCCCCGGTGCCGGCGGCCCGACGGCGCACCGCTTCCGGCTCGATCGCGGTCGACAACGTCCGCGCGCAGGTCGCCAAGGCCAGCCGGATCTGGGTCGAGGGCGTGCACGACGCCGCGCTGGTGGAGCGGATCTGGGGCGACGACCTGCGGATCGAGGGCGTGGTGGTGGAACCGCTCGACGGCATCGACGCCCTCGACGCCGAGGTGAGGGACTTCGCCCCCGGCCCGGGCCGGCGGCTCGGCGTGCTCGTCGACCACCTGGTGTCCGGCTCGAAGGAGAGCCGGATCGTGGCCCGGGTCTCCTCGCCGCACGTGCTGGTCACCGGGCACCCGTACGTCGACGTGTGGCAGGCGGTCAAGCCGGCGGCGCTCGGCATCGCGGCCTGGCCGGTGGTGCCGCCCGGACGGCCCTGGAAGGAGGGCGTCTGCGCGGCCCTCGGGGTGGCCGAGCCGGCGGAGATGTGGCGGCGCATCCTGTCCCGGGTCGACAGCTTCGCCGACGTGGAGACGCCGTTGATCAACGCGATGGAACGGCTGATCGACTTCGTCACCGAACCTGTGTGA
- the fabI gene encoding enoyl-ACP reductase FabI: protein MSGLLAGKRLLVTGVITDASIAFSVAKLAQENGAQVVLTGYGRLSLVERIARRLPEPAPVIELDVTNPEHLAGLADKVREHVDGLDGVVHSIGFAPQSCLGGGFLDAPWEDVATALQVSTFSYKSLAIAALPLMSAGGAVVGLTFDATKAWPVYDWMGVAKAGLESASRYLALHLGKQGIRSNLVAAGPLRTIAAKSIPGFDQFEDAWADRAPLGWNLTDQEPAARACLALLSDWFPATTGEIVHVDGGYHAIGA, encoded by the coding sequence ATGTCTGGACTGCTCGCCGGTAAGCGGCTGCTTGTCACCGGCGTCATCACCGACGCCTCGATCGCCTTCTCGGTGGCGAAGCTCGCCCAGGAGAACGGCGCCCAGGTCGTGCTCACCGGCTACGGCCGGCTCTCCCTGGTCGAGCGGATCGCCAGGCGGCTGCCCGAGCCGGCCCCGGTGATCGAGCTCGACGTGACCAACCCGGAGCACCTCGCCGGCCTCGCCGACAAGGTCCGCGAGCACGTGGACGGCCTGGACGGGGTGGTGCACTCGATCGGCTTCGCCCCGCAGAGCTGCCTCGGCGGCGGCTTCCTCGACGCCCCCTGGGAGGACGTGGCGACCGCGTTGCAGGTCTCCACCTTCTCCTACAAGTCCCTGGCGATCGCGGCGCTGCCGCTGATGTCAGCGGGCGGCGCGGTGGTCGGCCTCACCTTCGACGCCACCAAGGCCTGGCCGGTGTACGACTGGATGGGCGTGGCCAAGGCCGGGCTGGAGTCCGCCTCCCGCTACCTGGCGCTGCACCTGGGCAAGCAGGGCATCCGCAGCAACCTGGTCGCGGCCGGACCGCTGCGGACCATCGCCGCCAAGTCCATCCCCGGCTTCGACCAGTTCGAGGACGCCTGGGCCGACCGCGCCCCGCTGGGCTGGAACCTCACCGACCAGGAGCCGGCCGCGCGGGCCTGCCTGGCGCTGCTGTCGGACTGGTTCCCGGCCACCACCGGCGAGATCGTCCACGTCGACGGCGGCTACCACGCGATCGGCGCCTGA
- a CDS encoding serine hydrolase domain-containing protein, with protein sequence MPLLPDTARQVDALVSRAQAEGRAPSLAVGVVRDGTLAHLAVAGEHPRPDADRQYRIGSISKTMTAVLVMQQRDAGRLALDDRLERHLPGTPVGALTLRQLLGHASGLQREPDGSWWERTEGVDLTTLVAGLTPDKIAYPPHHVYHYSNLAYGLLGGALERITGTPWYDLLRERVLEPLGMRRTTYHATEPYARGYVVHPWHDTLREEPRTDTGAMAPAGQLWSTVEDLARWAAFLADPAPEVLAPATLAAMCAPVVISDLDSWTGGHGLGVELYRVGDRVYLGHGGSMPGYIAGLAVHRPSRTAVVDFANSYGLRGGHHIVGLARQILTLVLDAEPAPVQPWRPAEAPPAGLAELTGRWWWMGAEYEVRPDGSGDLLAGPVGQPVLRFAPEGPDRWRGRSGGQDGEILTVLRDEEGRPVALDIATFLFTRTPDQEP encoded by the coding sequence GTGCCCCTGCTGCCCGACACCGCCCGACAGGTCGACGCCCTGGTCAGCCGGGCCCAGGCGGAGGGCCGGGCGCCCTCGCTCGCCGTCGGGGTGGTCCGGGACGGGACCCTCGCGCACCTCGCGGTCGCCGGCGAGCACCCCCGGCCGGACGCCGACCGGCAGTACCGGATCGGCTCGATCAGCAAGACGATGACCGCCGTGCTCGTCATGCAGCAGCGGGACGCCGGCCGGCTCGCCCTGGACGACCGGTTGGAGCGGCACCTGCCCGGCACCCCGGTCGGCGCGCTCACCCTGCGCCAACTGCTCGGGCACGCCAGCGGCCTGCAGCGGGAGCCGGACGGGTCCTGGTGGGAGCGGACCGAGGGCGTCGACCTGACCACCCTGGTCGCCGGGCTGACCCCGGACAAGATCGCCTACCCGCCGCACCACGTCTACCACTACTCCAACCTGGCGTACGGGCTGCTCGGCGGGGCGCTCGAACGGATCACCGGCACGCCCTGGTACGACCTGCTCCGCGAACGGGTCCTCGAACCGCTCGGCATGCGCCGGACCACCTACCACGCCACCGAGCCGTACGCCCGGGGCTACGTCGTGCACCCCTGGCACGACACCCTGCGGGAGGAGCCGCGTACCGACACCGGAGCGATGGCCCCCGCCGGTCAGCTCTGGTCCACCGTCGAGGACCTGGCCCGCTGGGCCGCGTTCCTGGCCGACCCGGCGCCTGAGGTGCTGGCCCCGGCGACGCTGGCCGCGATGTGCGCGCCGGTGGTGATCAGCGACCTGGACTCGTGGACCGGCGGGCACGGCCTCGGCGTGGAGCTCTACCGGGTCGGCGACCGGGTGTACCTGGGCCACGGCGGCTCGATGCCCGGGTACATCGCCGGGCTGGCGGTCCACCGGCCCAGCCGCACCGCCGTGGTCGACTTCGCCAACTCGTACGGCCTGCGCGGCGGGCACCACATCGTCGGGCTGGCCCGGCAGATCCTCACCCTCGTGCTGGACGCCGAGCCGGCACCGGTGCAGCCGTGGCGCCCGGCCGAAGCGCCGCCGGCCGGGCTGGCCGAGCTGACCGGCCGCTGGTGGTGGATGGGCGCCGAGTACGAGGTGCGTCCCGACGGCTCCGGCGACCTGCTGGCCGGCCCGGTCGGTCAGCCGGTGCTCCGGTTCGCCCCGGAGGGCCCGGACCGCTGGCGGGGCCGCTCCGGCGGCCAGGACGGGGAGATCCTCACCGTCCTCCGGGACGAGGAGGGCCGTCCGGTCGCCCTCGACATCGCCACCTTCCTCTTCACCCGCACCCCCGACCAGGAACCCTGA
- a CDS encoding sensor histidine kinase encodes MEEARVRTWWRALRRAVAGPDVPPVRPPLDRWPRLAPYAGPVGLLVLVGLFAATLATETDRHLPGIVPILFAALTVAPLLALPRRPLLAWRLTIVALATCTFNAPPDAAWPWNPVLVLGSLLVLAVVAARVDRRVLVWVGLLTMVPVVALVDRDHRVGVLVLVLTLLVLGDLVRGNRLSRRALAAQTALSEREQERRAVLEERTRIARELHDVVAHHMSMIAVQAETAPYRLADVPDGARAEFAAIAGSAREALTDMRRLLGVLRSESTGPETAPQPGLADLPAMVDAARRAGLAVTLDAPAPAGGTPAPAGLAAYRIVQEGLANAARHAAGAAVRVSVRPGRHALAVRVENAAGGGDATAAERGAGHGLAGMRERALALGGTFAAGPADGGGYVVDALLPYDGEDGDG; translated from the coding sequence ATGGAGGAAGCCCGTGTCAGGACCTGGTGGCGGGCGCTGCGGCGTGCCGTCGCCGGGCCGGACGTCCCGCCCGTCCGACCACCGCTGGACCGCTGGCCCCGGCTGGCCCCGTACGCCGGGCCGGTCGGCCTGCTCGTGTTGGTCGGTCTCTTCGCCGCCACCCTGGCCACGGAGACCGACCGGCACCTGCCCGGGATCGTGCCGATCCTGTTCGCGGCGCTGACCGTCGCGCCGCTGCTCGCCCTGCCCCGGCGTCCCCTGCTGGCCTGGCGGCTCACCATCGTGGCGCTGGCCACCTGCACCTTCAACGCCCCGCCCGACGCCGCCTGGCCGTGGAACCCGGTGCTGGTGCTCGGGTCGCTGCTGGTGCTGGCGGTGGTGGCGGCCCGGGTGGACCGTCGGGTGCTGGTCTGGGTGGGCCTGCTCACCATGGTGCCGGTGGTCGCGCTGGTCGACCGCGACCACCGGGTCGGCGTCCTGGTGCTGGTCCTGACGCTGCTGGTGCTCGGCGACCTGGTGCGCGGCAACCGGCTCTCCCGCCGGGCGCTGGCCGCGCAGACCGCGCTCAGCGAGCGGGAGCAGGAGCGCCGGGCGGTGCTGGAGGAGCGCACCCGGATCGCCCGGGAGCTGCACGACGTGGTGGCCCACCACATGTCGATGATCGCCGTGCAGGCGGAGACCGCGCCGTACCGCCTCGCCGACGTGCCGGACGGCGCTCGCGCCGAGTTCGCCGCCATCGCCGGCTCGGCCCGCGAGGCGCTGACCGACATGCGCCGCCTGCTGGGCGTGCTGCGCAGCGAGTCCACCGGTCCGGAGACGGCCCCGCAGCCCGGCCTGGCGGACCTCCCGGCGATGGTGGACGCCGCCCGCCGGGCCGGCCTGGCGGTCACCCTGGACGCGCCGGCGCCGGCCGGCGGAACGCCCGCGCCGGCCGGGCTGGCCGCCTACCGGATCGTCCAGGAGGGGCTGGCGAACGCGGCCCGGCACGCGGCGGGGGCCGCAGTGCGGGTCAGCGTCCGTCCGGGCCGGCACGCCCTGGCGGTACGGGTCGAGAACGCCGCCGGCGGCGGGGACGCGACGGCGGCCGAGCGGGGCGCCGGGCACGGGCTGGCCGGGATGCGCGAACGGGCCCTCGCGCTGGGCGGTACGTTCGCCGCCGGGCCGGCCGACGGTGGAGGGTACGTCGTCGACGCGCTGCTGCCGTACGACGGGGAGGACGGGGACGGATGA
- a CDS encoding HAD-IIA family hydrolase, with translation MGHLPDAVLRAPGPPPVSPTHLRHPLGRHMHDRKPVQSWLTDMDGVLVHEGQPVPGAPEFIKRLRASGKPFLVLTNNSIYTPRDLQARLVRMGLDVPEEAIWSSALATAQFLADQRPGGTAYVIGEAGLTTALHAVGYVLSDFAPDYVVLGETRTYSFEAITKAVRLINDGARFICTNPDVTGPSVEGALPAAGSVAAMISKATGVEPYFVGKPNPMMMRSALNTIEAHSETTAMIGDRMDTDILCGLEAGLETILVLTGISSRAEAERYPYRPSRIVDSVADLLDEI, from the coding sequence GTGGGACACCTGCCCGACGCCGTGCTGCGTGCCCCCGGCCCGCCCCCGGTGAGCCCGACCCACCTCCGACACCCCCTGGGACGACACATGCATGACCGCAAGCCGGTGCAGAGCTGGCTCACCGACATGGACGGCGTGCTGGTGCACGAGGGCCAGCCGGTGCCTGGCGCACCCGAGTTCATCAAGCGGCTCCGTGCCTCCGGCAAGCCGTTCCTGGTCCTCACCAACAACTCGATCTACACCCCGCGGGACCTCCAGGCCCGGCTGGTCCGGATGGGGCTGGACGTGCCGGAGGAGGCGATCTGGTCGTCGGCGTTGGCCACCGCCCAGTTCCTGGCCGACCAGCGCCCGGGTGGCACCGCGTACGTGATCGGGGAGGCCGGGCTGACCACGGCCCTGCACGCGGTCGGGTACGTGCTCAGCGACTTCGCCCCGGACTACGTGGTGCTGGGGGAGACCCGCACCTACAGCTTCGAGGCGATCACCAAGGCGGTCCGGCTGATCAACGATGGGGCCCGGTTCATCTGCACCAACCCGGACGTGACGGGCCCCTCGGTGGAGGGCGCGCTGCCGGCGGCCGGCTCGGTGGCGGCGATGATCTCCAAGGCGACCGGGGTGGAACCCTACTTCGTGGGCAAGCCCAACCCGATGATGATGCGTTCGGCGCTGAACACCATCGAGGCGCACTCCGAGACCACCGCGATGATCGGCGACCGGATGGACACCGACATCCTCTGCGGGCTGGAGGCGGGGCTGGAGACGATCCTGGTGCTGACCGGGATCAGCAGCCGCGCCGAGGCGGAGCGTTATCCGTACCGGCCGTCCCGGATCGTCGACTCGGTGGCGGATCTGCTCGACGAGATCTGA
- a CDS encoding ferrochelatase, with the protein MAYDALVLVSFGGPERPEDVLPFLQNVTRGRGVPPERLAEVVEHYLHFGGVSPINQQCRELLAAIRDDFAANGVDLPVYWGNRNWDPMLADTVAQMRDDGVERALAFVTSAYGGYSSCRQYQEDIAAARAAVGPDAPVIEKLRQFWDHPGFVEPHADAVRTALAQLDPAKRDTTRVVFTAHSVPTSMAATAGPNGGRYTAQLAETARLVHAAAAPDLPYDLVWQSRSGPPQVPWLEPDINDHLASLAKSGVTGVVVSPIGFVSDHLEVVWDLDTEALETARQLGLDFVRAGTPGTDPRFVAMVRELVRERTEPDGERLRRRLGELPMWDTCPTPCCVPPARPR; encoded by the coding sequence ATGGCGTACGACGCGTTGGTGCTGGTCTCCTTCGGCGGTCCGGAGCGGCCCGAGGACGTGCTGCCCTTCCTCCAGAACGTGACCCGGGGGCGGGGCGTGCCGCCGGAGCGGCTGGCGGAGGTCGTCGAGCACTACCTGCACTTCGGCGGGGTCTCCCCGATCAACCAGCAGTGCCGGGAGCTGCTCGCCGCGATCCGCGACGACTTCGCCGCCAACGGCGTCGACCTGCCGGTCTACTGGGGCAACCGGAACTGGGACCCGATGCTCGCCGACACCGTGGCGCAGATGCGCGACGACGGGGTCGAGCGGGCGCTCGCCTTCGTCACCAGCGCGTACGGCGGCTACTCCTCCTGCCGGCAGTACCAGGAGGACATCGCCGCGGCCCGGGCCGCTGTCGGCCCGGACGCCCCGGTGATCGAGAAGCTGCGGCAGTTCTGGGACCACCCCGGCTTCGTCGAGCCGCACGCCGACGCGGTGCGTACCGCGCTGGCGCAGCTCGACCCGGCGAAGCGCGACACCACCCGAGTGGTCTTCACCGCGCACTCCGTCCCGACGTCGATGGCCGCCACCGCCGGCCCGAACGGCGGCCGGTACACCGCGCAGCTCGCGGAGACCGCCCGGCTGGTGCACGCCGCCGCCGCCCCGGACCTGCCGTACGACCTGGTCTGGCAGAGCCGGTCCGGGCCGCCGCAGGTGCCGTGGCTGGAGCCGGACATCAACGACCACCTGGCCAGCCTCGCCAAGTCCGGCGTGACCGGTGTGGTGGTCAGTCCGATCGGCTTCGTCTCCGACCACCTCGAGGTGGTCTGGGACCTCGACACCGAGGCGCTGGAGACGGCCAGGCAGCTCGGCCTGGACTTCGTCCGGGCCGGCACCCCGGGCACCGACCCGCGCTTCGTGGCCATGGTCCGCGAGCTGGTGCGTGAGCGCACCGAGCCAGACGGGGAGCGACTGCGCCGCCGCCTCGGCGAGCTGCCCATGTGGGACACCTGCCCGACGCCGTGCTGCGTGCCCCCGGCCCGCCCCCGGTGA
- a CDS encoding NfeD family protein, whose amino-acid sequence MDAVVWIVLGVVLAVAEIFTTTLFLIMFAAGAFAAAGAAALGAPVALQALVFAVVSALSVAVVRPVIWRHAQSALESGDQPFGVEAIEGSTALVLERVDAEHGMVKIDGELWSARSYDVTQRFEPGERVQVIKVRGATALVWHDDISHPGELPEAKR is encoded by the coding sequence GTGGACGCCGTGGTGTGGATCGTGTTGGGTGTGGTACTGGCGGTCGCCGAGATCTTCACGACGACGCTCTTCCTGATCATGTTCGCGGCCGGGGCGTTCGCCGCCGCCGGCGCCGCCGCGCTCGGTGCCCCCGTGGCGCTGCAGGCGTTGGTCTTCGCGGTGGTCTCCGCGCTCTCGGTGGCGGTGGTCCGGCCGGTCATCTGGCGGCACGCCCAGTCCGCGCTGGAGAGCGGCGACCAGCCGTTCGGCGTGGAGGCGATCGAGGGCTCCACCGCGCTGGTGCTGGAGCGGGTGGACGCCGAGCACGGCATGGTCAAGATCGACGGCGAGTTGTGGAGCGCCCGCTCGTACGACGTGACGCAGCGCTTCGAGCCTGGTGAGCGGGTGCAGGTGATCAAGGTCCGGGGCGCCACCGCCCTGGTCTGGCACGACGACATTTCCCACCCCGGTGAGCTTCCCGAAGCGAAAAGGTGA
- a CDS encoding DUF58 domain-containing protein, with the protein MARAAAVTPPTHLPAGAGAERSGAVLSRLQLLVTRKLDGLLQGDYAGLLPGPGSEAGESREYRPGDDVRRMDWPVTARTTMPHVRRTVADRELETWLAVDLSASLDFGTGRWLKRDVVVAAAAALAHLTVRGGNRIGAVVGTGAPAPPRAGRWRGAPPAAGPGTLRRLPARAGRKEAQGLLRAIAEAEIQPGRSDLGALVDMLNRPPRRRGVAVVISDFLAPPQQWGRPIRKLRVRHDVLAIEVVDPRELELPDVGVLPVVDPETGELHEVQTADPRLRRRYADAAAAQRAAIAAELRAAGAAHLRLRTDRDWLLDMVRFVAAQRHARTRGTTR; encoded by the coding sequence CTGGCCCGGGCAGCGGCCGTGACCCCACCCACCCACCTGCCGGCCGGGGCCGGCGCGGAGCGCAGCGGCGCGGTGCTGTCCCGGTTGCAACTGCTGGTCACCCGCAAGCTCGACGGCCTGCTCCAGGGCGACTACGCCGGGCTGCTGCCCGGGCCGGGCAGCGAGGCGGGGGAGTCCCGCGAGTACCGCCCCGGCGACGACGTACGCCGGATGGACTGGCCGGTCACCGCGCGGACCACGATGCCGCACGTCCGGCGTACGGTGGCCGACCGGGAGCTGGAGACCTGGCTGGCGGTGGACCTCTCGGCGAGCCTGGACTTCGGCACCGGCCGGTGGCTAAAGCGCGACGTGGTGGTCGCCGCGGCGGCCGCCCTGGCCCACCTGACGGTACGCGGCGGCAACCGGATCGGGGCGGTGGTCGGCACCGGCGCCCCGGCGCCCCCGCGGGCCGGCCGGTGGCGGGGCGCCCCCCCGGCGGCCGGGCCGGGGACGCTGCGCCGGCTGCCCGCCCGGGCCGGCCGCAAGGAGGCGCAGGGCCTGCTCCGGGCGATCGCCGAGGCGGAGATCCAGCCCGGGCGCAGCGACCTCGGGGCGCTGGTCGACATGCTCAACCGGCCGCCGCGCCGACGCGGTGTGGCGGTGGTCATCTCCGACTTCCTGGCACCGCCGCAGCAGTGGGGCCGGCCGATCCGTAAGCTGCGGGTCCGGCACGACGTGCTGGCGATCGAGGTGGTGGACCCGCGCGAGCTGGAGCTGCCCGACGTGGGGGTGCTGCCCGTGGTCGACCCGGAGACGGGGGAGCTGCACGAGGTGCAGACCGCCGACCCGCGGCTGCGCCGCCGGTACGCCGACGCGGCCGCCGCCCAGCGGGCGGCGATCGCCGCGGAGCTGCGCGCCGCGGGCGCGGCCCACCTGCGGCTGCGTACGGACCGAGACTGGCTGCTGGACATGGTGCGCTTCGTGGCCGCGCAGCGGCACGCCCGCACCCGAGGGACGACACGATGA
- a CDS encoding VWA domain-containing protein, protein MIRFLQPWWLLAVLPVLALAAAYVWRQLHRRAYAMRFTNVDLLRTLAPKGLGWRRHAAATAFLLCLLVLATALARPAMDTKEPLERATVMLAIDVSLSMQADDVAPNRLEAAQEAAKQFVGELPENYNLGLVSFAKSANVLVSPTKDREAVTTAIDGLVLAESTATGEAVFTCLEAIRSVPADGAAGIPPARIVLLSDGYRTSGRSVEEAAAAAQAANVPVSTIAFGTDSGQVEIGGQPQRVPVDRMALAQLAETTEGFFYEAASVSELKQVYQDMGSSIGFRTEPREITQWYAGIALLLALCAGGLSLLWSSRLF, encoded by the coding sequence ATGATCCGTTTTCTGCAACCGTGGTGGCTGCTGGCCGTGCTGCCGGTGCTCGCCCTTGCCGCCGCGTACGTCTGGCGGCAGCTGCACCGCCGGGCGTACGCGATGCGGTTCACCAACGTGGACCTGCTGCGGACCCTCGCGCCGAAGGGGCTGGGCTGGCGGCGGCACGCGGCGGCCACCGCGTTCCTGCTCTGCCTGCTCGTGCTCGCCACCGCGCTGGCCCGGCCGGCGATGGACACCAAGGAGCCCCTGGAGCGGGCCACCGTCATGCTCGCCATCGACGTGTCGCTGTCGATGCAGGCCGACGACGTGGCGCCGAACCGGCTGGAGGCGGCCCAGGAGGCGGCCAAGCAGTTCGTCGGGGAGCTGCCGGAGAACTACAACCTCGGGTTGGTCTCCTTCGCCAAGTCGGCGAACGTGCTGGTCTCGCCGACCAAGGACCGGGAGGCGGTGACCACCGCCATCGACGGACTGGTGCTGGCCGAGTCGACGGCCACCGGGGAGGCGGTGTTCACCTGCCTGGAGGCCATCCGTTCGGTGCCGGCCGACGGCGCGGCGGGCATCCCGCCGGCCCGGATCGTGCTGCTCTCCGACGGGTACCGCACCTCGGGGCGGTCGGTGGAGGAGGCCGCCGCGGCGGCCCAGGCGGCGAACGTCCCGGTCTCCACGATCGCGTTCGGCACCGACTCGGGGCAGGTGGAGATCGGCGGCCAGCCGCAGCGGGTGCCGGTGGACCGGATGGCTCTCGCGCAGCTCGCGGAAACCACCGAGGGGTTCTTCTACGAGGCCGCCTCGGTCAGCGAGCTGAAGCAGGTCTACCAGGACATGGGCAGCTCGATCGGGTTCCGGACCGAGCCGCGCGAGATCACCCAGTGGTACGCGGGAATCGCGCTGCTCCTCGCCCTCTGCGCGGGTGGGCTGAGCCTGCTCTGGTCGTCGCGCCTGTTCTGA
- the fabG gene encoding beta-ketoacyl-ACP reductase translates to MARTVLVTGGNRGIGLAIAQAFAKQGDRVAVTHRSGDAPAGLFGVKCDVTDYASVDAAFSTVEAELGPVEVLVANAGITDDTLLMRMSEEQFTGVLDTNLTGAFRCAKRASAKMLRAKWGRMIFISSVVGLYGSAGQVNYAASKAGLVGVARSITRELGSRNITANVVAPGFIATDMTAALPEERRTEYRKAIPAGRFAEPDEVAGVVTWLASDAAGYISGAVIPVDGGLGMGH, encoded by the coding sequence GTGGCCCGTACCGTGCTGGTGACCGGCGGAAACCGGGGGATCGGCCTGGCCATCGCGCAGGCCTTCGCCAAGCAGGGCGACCGGGTGGCGGTCACCCACCGCAGCGGCGACGCCCCGGCGGGGTTGTTCGGCGTGAAGTGCGACGTCACCGACTACGCCTCCGTCGACGCGGCCTTCAGCACCGTCGAGGCCGAGCTGGGCCCGGTCGAGGTGCTGGTGGCCAACGCCGGCATCACCGACGACACGCTGCTGATGCGGATGTCCGAGGAGCAGTTCACCGGGGTGCTGGACACCAACCTGACCGGCGCGTTCCGCTGCGCCAAGCGGGCCTCGGCGAAGATGCTCCGGGCGAAGTGGGGCCGGATGATCTTCATCTCCTCGGTGGTCGGCCTCTACGGCAGCGCCGGCCAGGTCAACTACGCGGCCAGCAAGGCCGGCCTGGTGGGCGTGGCCCGCTCGATCACCCGGGAGCTGGGCAGCCGCAACATCACCGCGAACGTGGTCGCGCCCGGCTTCATCGCCACCGACATGACCGCCGCGTTGCCCGAGGAGCGCCGCACCGAGTACCGCAAGGCCATCCCGGCCGGCCGGTTCGCCGAGCCGGACGAGGTCGCCGGGGTCGTCACCTGGCTGGCCTCGGACGCGGCCGGCTACATCTCCGGCGCCGTCATCCCGGTCGACGGCGGCCTGGGCATGGGCCACTGA